The following are encoded together in the Syngnathus scovelli strain Florida chromosome 12, RoL_Ssco_1.2, whole genome shotgun sequence genome:
- the ly6pge gene encoding lymphocyte antigen 6 family member pge: MRAVLSCLLILIFVVLLTSIGTALQCYTCMASNNEDCNRQGSRTCPSYSDACAAVVGHNSGVMKSCSYKSFCSQANSQSYRVHCCYSNDCNITNAAGKLHTPGYLLLILNLLYHCFPW, from the exons ATGCGAGCTGTGCTGTCTTGTttattgatcttgattttcgtgGTCCTGCTCACATCAATTG GTACTGCTCTCCAATGTTACACATGTATGGCCTCCAATAATGAAGACTGCAACCGACAAGGCTCCAGAACATGTCCCAGCTACTCAGATGCTTGTGCTGCGGTGGTGGGCCATAACA GTGGGGTGATGAAGTCCTGCTCCTACAAGTCTTTCTGCAGCCAGGCTAACAGTCAGAGCTACCGAGTTCACTGCTGCTATAGCAACGACTGCAATATCACAAACGCTGCCGGCAAGCTGCACACACCTGGCTATTTGTTGTTGATTTTAAATTTGTTATACCACTGTTTTCCCTGGTAG